One Brassica oleracea var. oleracea cultivar TO1000 chromosome C7, BOL, whole genome shotgun sequence genomic window carries:
- the LOC106305939 gene encoding LOW QUALITY PROTEIN: 1,8-cineole synthase 1, chloroplastic (The sequence of the model RefSeq protein was modified relative to this genomic sequence to represent the inferred CDS: inserted 1 base in 1 codon), with the protein MASLYMTSALIYQNVITHNNFRLPSFICRSMTKMTPDNVSVDVRRRRSGNYQPSPWDHSYLLSINNKYAKDQEKVMARDSLKEKVRKMLGAETRSRLEQLELIDDXQKLGISYHFEVEINNILMEFHHQNGRSIRKYDKEEDLHATSLEIRLLRQHGFHVSEDIFDVIIEKIESETFKGDDINSIISLYEASYLSTKSDTKLREVIRPFATEQIRKFVDSGHDGETCNLEVRERAIHALEMPYHWRMRRLETRWYIAVYEKKHDMNIVLLEFAKIDFNIVQIAHQEDLKYVSSWWKETCLVNQLPFVRDRIVENYFWTVGLIYEPQFGNIRRIMSIVNALVTTIDDIYDIYGTLEELELFTDLGDNWDVNRLDELPEYMRLCFLILFNEINSIGCDILKYKNIDVIPFLKKSWADLCNTCLVETKWYKKGYKPSVEEYMQNAWISISAPTILIHFYCIFSDQISVQILESLSQHRQEIVRCAATILRLANDLGTSPDELARGDVLKSAQCYMHETGASEEEAHAHVQQMIRDTWDEMNSETKTARTISLLSRGFLEAAVNLARMSQCMYQYGDGHGCPDKAKTVERVTSLLVNPVPLDGLN; encoded by the exons ATGGCTAGTTTATATATGACATCAGCTCTTATTTACCAAAATGTTATTACCCATAATAACTTCCGTCTTCCAAGTTTCATATGCAGATCCATGACCAAAATGACGCCGGATAATGTTTCTGTTGATGTCCGCCGTCGACGCTCCGGCAACTATCAGCCTTCTCCTTGGGACCATAGCTATCTCCTCTCTATCAATAATAAATATGCG AAAGATCAAGAGAAAGTGATGGCTAGAGATTCGTTGAAGGAAAAAGTGAGGAAGATGCTTGGTGCTGAGACAAGGAGTCGTCTCGAGCAATTAGAGCTCATAGACG TGCAAAAACTTGGCATTTCATATCATTTTGAGGTAGAAATAAATAACATTTTAATGGAGTTTCATCATCAAAATGGAAGAAGCATCAGGAAATATGACAAAGAAGAAGATTTGCATGCAACGTCCCTCGAAATCCGACTACTTAGACAACATGGTTTTCATGTATCAGAAG ATATATTTGATGTGATAATCGAAAAAATAGAAAGTGAAACGTTCAAGGGTGACGATATAAATAGTATCATATCTTTGTATGAAGCGTCATATCTCTCCACGAAATCGGATACTAAATTGCGTGAAGTCATCAGACCTTTTGCGACAGAACAAATAAGAAAATTTGTTGATAGTGGTCATGATGGTGAAACATGCAACCTTGAGGTACGTGAGAGGGCGATTCATGCGCTAGAAATGCCGTACCATTGGAGAATGAGAAGGCTAGAAACGAGATGGTACATAGCTGTGTACGAGAAGAAACATGACATGAATATTGTCTTGCTCGAATTTGCAAAAATCGATTTCAATATCGTACAAATTGCTCATCAAGAAGATCTCAAATACGTTTCCAG CTGGTGGAAGGAAACATGTTTGGTTAACCAACTTCCTTTTGTAAGAGACAGAATAGTCGAGAATTATTTTTGGACCGTTGGATTAATATATGAACCTCAATTTGGAAATATACGACGGATCATGAGTATAGTCAATGCACTTGTTACAACCATTGACGACATTTACGATATATATGGCACTCTTGAAGAGCTTGAACTTTTCACTGACTTGGG TGATAA TTGGGATGTAAATCGTCTTGATGAGCTACCCGAGTACATGAGGTTGTGTTTTCTTATTCTGTTCAATGAAATCAACAGCATTGGATGTGACATTCTCAAATATAAAAATATTGACGTCATCCCTTTTCTAAAAAAATCG TGGGCAGATTTATGTAATACATGTCTAGTTGAAACAAAGTGGTACAAAAAAGGATACAAACCAAGCGTGGAAGAATACATGCAAAATGCTTGGATTTCAATTTCTGCCCCAACAATATTGATTCACTTTTACTGCATTTTCTCTGACCAAATATCGGTTCAAATCTTGGAAAGTTTGTCTCAACACCGTCAAGAAATTGTCCGATGCGCGGCCACCATCCTTCGTCTGGCTAATGACCTTGGAACTTCGCCG GATGAATTGGCGAGAGGAGACGTTCTCAAATCTGCCCAGTGTTACATGCACGAGACGGGAGCGTCGGAGGAAGAGGCACATGCACACGTGCAGCAGATGATCCGTGACACGTGGGATGAAATGAACTCCGAAACAAAAACGGCACGCACTATATCGTTACTGTCTCGAGGTTTTTTGGAAGCCGCAGTTAACCTGGCACGCATGTCGCAGTGCATGTACCAATACGGCGATGGTCATGGATGTCCCGACAAAGCGAAAACCGTTGAGCGTGTCACGTCCTTGCTTGTTAATCCGGTCCCATTAGATGGACTTAATTAA
- the LOC106305938 gene encoding serine/threonine-protein kinase prp4 isoform X1, with product MTNDNQIESLHRKHHRSSSSSDEADKSSKRHKHRHHKRHHRHRRDKKREDEIPSGEDEAELMDVTPIGVSNSGGGDDVEEGEILDEEGIANVKAPDSDGESGEIKSDRIQDNHLLVHGVTGARNAETSNGVLTRESKREDKRWYKESGGPSERVGKRSCDNGRSSFSSENSEEKPKTSNRSTESRQYNEVRARSRSKSRVVAEDEFLVRGRHRDSSREYRHDRVDSRRTEGRGRYEGYTREDVERERSKERDMDREGSIRDRDSEGSKRIERDIDRRREREREERREIEADRERRKDKERERSIDRDRRREREGRDRDNERGGSVDRERRREREGDYLRDRDNGRGRSRDRTRYDSRERMREKERESDKDREIQADKEKHKSVEVDNGERSKYENDQGDNDKEFIWKSPEEIEEEELNKIRESIEKFKKKPEQQSELISQDKEKDFVQESSAPDSASFAVVTDANAGAAKAKSDFDPVVSDVAKTSLTAGGPPNMFGISNSEKTQAPAGLGEGSPKSERSADMFHDDIFGESPAANQKVDHMRGKGDGVPMVRSGLHDNWDDAEGYYSYQFGELIDGRYEVIATHGKGVFSTVVRAKDLRAGPAEPDEVAIKIIRNNETMHKAGQTEVQILKKLAGADPDDKRHCVRLLSSFKYRNHLCLVFESLHLNLRELLKKFGRNIGLKLSAVRSYSKQLFIALKHLKNCGVLHCDIKPDNMLVNENKTVLKLCDFGNAMFAGKNEVTPYLVSRFYRSPEIILGLAYDHPLDIWSVGCCLYELYCGKVLFPGATNNDMLRLHMELKGLFPKKMLRKGAFINQHFDHDLNFYTTEEDTVSGKMMKRMIVNVKPKDFGSIIKGYPGEDPKMLAHFRDLLDKMFILDPEKRLTVSQALAHPFITGKVPSLREHF from the exons ATGACGAATGACAATCAGATCGAATCTCTCCACCGCAAGCACCACCGTTCCTCCTCATCCTCCGACGAAGCCGATAAATCATCCAAGCGCCACAAGCACCGTCACCACAAGCGCCATCACCGACACCGCCGTGATAAGAAGCGCGAAGATGAGATTCCATCGGGAGAAGATGAGGCTGAGCTGATGGATGTTACTCCGATTGGAGTTAGTAACAGCGGTGGTGGGGATGACGTCGAGGAAGGGGAGATTCTAGATGAAGAAGGGATCGCGAATGTCAAGGCGCCAGATTCTGATGGCGAGTCAGGCGAAATCAAATCCGATCGAATTCAAGACAATCATCTG CTTGTCCATGGGGTTACTGGTGCTCGAAATGCCGAGACTTCTAATGGTGTTCTGACTCGTGAATCCAAAAGGGAGGACAAGAGGTGGTATAAAGAATCTGGGGGTCCTTCCGAGAGAGTTGGAAAAAGAAGTTGTGATAATGGCAGGAGTTCGTTTTCTTCGGAGAACTCTGAAGAGAAGCCTAAGACTAGTAACCGGTCGACGGAGAGCCGGCAGTACAACGAAGTCCGTGCGCGGAGTAGATCTAAGTCAAGGGTTGTTGCGGAGGATGAGTTTTTGGTCAGAGGAAGACATCGTGACTCTAGTAGGGAGTATCGTCATGACAGAGTTGACTCAAGGAGGACCGAGGGACGTGGGCGATATGAAGGATATACTCGAGAAGACGTGGAAAGAGAAAGAAGTAAGGAGAGGGATATGGACAGGGAAGGAAGCATTCGAGATAGGGATTCAGAAGGAAGTAAACGGATAGAGAGGGATATTGATCGGAGGAGGGAAAGAGAACGAGAAGAAAGGAGGGAGATAGAGGCTGACCGTGAAAGGCGAAAAGATAAGGAACGGGAGCGCAGCATTGATAGGGATAGGAGAAGGGAGAGGGAAGGACGAGATAGAGACAATGAAAGAGGTGGGAGCGTCGATAGGGAAAGGAGAAGGGAGAGGGAAGGAGATTATTTACGAGACAGAGACAATGGAAGAGGTAGGAGTAGAGACAGAACCAGATATGATAGCCGAGAGAGGATGAGAGAAAAGGAAAGGGAGAGTGACAAAGATAGAGAAATCCAGGCTGATAAGGAGAAGCATAAAAGTGTTGAAGTGGACAACGGTGAAAG GTCGAAATATGAGAATGATCAAGGTGATAATGACAAAGAATTTATATGGAAATCTCCGGAAGAAATAGAAGAAGAAGAATTAAATAAAATCAGGGAGAGCATAGAGAAATTTAAAAAGAAGCCCGAGCAGCAAAGTGAACTTATTTCGCAGGATAAGGAGAAAG ATTTCGTTCAAGAAAGCAGTGCTCCAGATTCGGCTTCTTTTGCAGTTGTTACAGATGCTAATGCTGGTGCAGCCAAAGCTAAGTCGGACTTCGACCCTGTAGTTAGTGATGTTGCTAAAACCTCATTAACAGCTGGTGGGCCACCTAATATGTTTGGAATTTCAAACTCGGAGAAAACTCAAGCTCCAGCAGGGCTTGGCGAAGGTAGCCCAAAG AGTGAAAGATCAGCTGACATGTTTCATGATGATATATTTGGAGAGTCCCCAGCTGCTAATCAAAAAGTG GATCACATGCGAGGGAAAGGTGATGGTGTTCCAATGGTAAGGAGCGGGCTTCATGACAATTGGGATGATGCAGAGGGTTATTACA GCTATCAGTTTGGCGAGCTAATTGACGGCAGATATGAAGTCATTGCTACTCATGGAAAGGGCGTTTTCTCTACTGTCGTTCGTGCGAAAGATTTAAGAGCTGGACCAGCTGAACCTGACGAAGTTGCTATAAAAATTATTCGTAACAACGAGACGAT GCATAAAGCTGGCCAGACTGAGGTTCAGATATTGAAGAAGCTTGCTGGTGCTGATCCAGATGACAAGCGGCACTGTGTTCGTTTGCTTTCAAGTTTTAAGTACCGGAATCACCTTTGCTTGGTGTTTGAGTCGCTCCATTTAAATCTTCGAGAGCTCTTGAAGAAGTTTGGCCGTAACATTGGCCTCAAACTGTCTGCTGTTAGGTCGTATTCAAAGCAGCTTTTCATTGCCCTTAAACATCTGAAGAATTGTGGGGTTCTTCACTGCGATATAAAACCTGACAACATGCTG GTGAATGAGAACAAAACCGTGTTGAAGCTTTGCGACTTTGGTAATGCAATGTTTGCTGGAAAAAACGAAGTCACGCCATATCTCGTTAGTCGCTTTTACAGATCCCCTGAAATCA TTCTGGGGCTGGCTTATGACCATCCACTTGATATATGGTCGGTTGGCTGCTGTCTATATGAGCTTTATTGCGGGAAAGTTCTTTTCCCTGGCGCTACAAATAATGATATGTTACGCCTTCATATGGAACTGAAAGGCCTTTTCCCCAAAAAGATGCTTCGTAAG GGAGCATTTATTAATCAGCACTTTGATCACGACTTGAACTTTTACACTACAGAGGAGGACACTGTTAGTGGGAAG ATGATGAAGAGAATGATTGTAAATGTAAAGCCAAAAGATTTTGGTTCAATTATTAAGGGTTACCCTGGTGAGGATCCCAAGATGTTAGCTCATTTCAGGGATCTCTTAGATAAGATGTTCATCCTTGATCCAGAGAAGAGACTGACTGTGTCACAGGCATTAGCTCACCCATTTATCACTG GAAAAGTACCATCGCTTAGAGAACACTTCTAA
- the LOC106305938 gene encoding serine/threonine-protein kinase prp4 isoform X2 has protein sequence MTNDNQIESLHRKHHRSSSSSDEADKSSKRHKHRHHKRHHRHRRDKKREDEIPSGEDEAELMDVTPIGVSNSGGGDDVEEGEILDEEGIANVKAPDSDGESGEIKSDRIQDNHLLVHGVTGARNAETSNGVLTRESKREDKRWYKESGGPSERVGKRSCDNGRSSFSSENSEEKPKTSNRSTESRQYNEVRARSRSKSRVVAEDEFLVRGRHRDSSREYRHDRVDSRRTEGRGRYEGYTREDVERERSKERDMDREGSIRDRDSEGSKRIERDIDRRREREREERREIEADRERRKDKERERSIDRDRRREREGRDRDNERGGSVDRERRREREGDYLRDRDNGRGRSRDRTRYDSRERMREKERESDKDREIQADKEKHKSVEVDNGERSKYENDQGDNDKEFIWKSPEEIEEEELNKIRESIEKFKKKPEQQSELISQDKEKDFVQESSAPDSASFAVVTDANAGAAKAKSDFDPVVSDVAKTSLTAGGPPNMFGISNSEKTQAPAGLGEGSPKSERSADMFHDDIFGESPAANQKVDHMRGKGDGVPMVRSGLHDNWDDAEGYYSYQFGELIDGRYEVIATHGKGVFSTVVRAKDLRAGPAEPDEVAIKIIRNNETMHKAGQTEVQILKKLAGADPDDKRHCVRLLSSFKYRNHLCLVFESLHLNLRELLKKFGRNIGLKLSAVRSYSKQLFIALKHLKNCGVLHCDIKPDNMLVNENKTVLKLCDFGNAMFAGKNEVTPYLVSRFYRSPEIILGLAYDHPLDIWSVGCCLYELYCGKVLFPGATNNDMLRLHMELKGLFPKKMLRKGAFINQHFDHDLNFYTTEEDTVSGKMMKRMIVNVKPKDFGSIIKGYPGEDPKMLAHFRDLLDKMFILDPEKRLTVSQALAHPFITGK, from the exons ATGACGAATGACAATCAGATCGAATCTCTCCACCGCAAGCACCACCGTTCCTCCTCATCCTCCGACGAAGCCGATAAATCATCCAAGCGCCACAAGCACCGTCACCACAAGCGCCATCACCGACACCGCCGTGATAAGAAGCGCGAAGATGAGATTCCATCGGGAGAAGATGAGGCTGAGCTGATGGATGTTACTCCGATTGGAGTTAGTAACAGCGGTGGTGGGGATGACGTCGAGGAAGGGGAGATTCTAGATGAAGAAGGGATCGCGAATGTCAAGGCGCCAGATTCTGATGGCGAGTCAGGCGAAATCAAATCCGATCGAATTCAAGACAATCATCTG CTTGTCCATGGGGTTACTGGTGCTCGAAATGCCGAGACTTCTAATGGTGTTCTGACTCGTGAATCCAAAAGGGAGGACAAGAGGTGGTATAAAGAATCTGGGGGTCCTTCCGAGAGAGTTGGAAAAAGAAGTTGTGATAATGGCAGGAGTTCGTTTTCTTCGGAGAACTCTGAAGAGAAGCCTAAGACTAGTAACCGGTCGACGGAGAGCCGGCAGTACAACGAAGTCCGTGCGCGGAGTAGATCTAAGTCAAGGGTTGTTGCGGAGGATGAGTTTTTGGTCAGAGGAAGACATCGTGACTCTAGTAGGGAGTATCGTCATGACAGAGTTGACTCAAGGAGGACCGAGGGACGTGGGCGATATGAAGGATATACTCGAGAAGACGTGGAAAGAGAAAGAAGTAAGGAGAGGGATATGGACAGGGAAGGAAGCATTCGAGATAGGGATTCAGAAGGAAGTAAACGGATAGAGAGGGATATTGATCGGAGGAGGGAAAGAGAACGAGAAGAAAGGAGGGAGATAGAGGCTGACCGTGAAAGGCGAAAAGATAAGGAACGGGAGCGCAGCATTGATAGGGATAGGAGAAGGGAGAGGGAAGGACGAGATAGAGACAATGAAAGAGGTGGGAGCGTCGATAGGGAAAGGAGAAGGGAGAGGGAAGGAGATTATTTACGAGACAGAGACAATGGAAGAGGTAGGAGTAGAGACAGAACCAGATATGATAGCCGAGAGAGGATGAGAGAAAAGGAAAGGGAGAGTGACAAAGATAGAGAAATCCAGGCTGATAAGGAGAAGCATAAAAGTGTTGAAGTGGACAACGGTGAAAG GTCGAAATATGAGAATGATCAAGGTGATAATGACAAAGAATTTATATGGAAATCTCCGGAAGAAATAGAAGAAGAAGAATTAAATAAAATCAGGGAGAGCATAGAGAAATTTAAAAAGAAGCCCGAGCAGCAAAGTGAACTTATTTCGCAGGATAAGGAGAAAG ATTTCGTTCAAGAAAGCAGTGCTCCAGATTCGGCTTCTTTTGCAGTTGTTACAGATGCTAATGCTGGTGCAGCCAAAGCTAAGTCGGACTTCGACCCTGTAGTTAGTGATGTTGCTAAAACCTCATTAACAGCTGGTGGGCCACCTAATATGTTTGGAATTTCAAACTCGGAGAAAACTCAAGCTCCAGCAGGGCTTGGCGAAGGTAGCCCAAAG AGTGAAAGATCAGCTGACATGTTTCATGATGATATATTTGGAGAGTCCCCAGCTGCTAATCAAAAAGTG GATCACATGCGAGGGAAAGGTGATGGTGTTCCAATGGTAAGGAGCGGGCTTCATGACAATTGGGATGATGCAGAGGGTTATTACA GCTATCAGTTTGGCGAGCTAATTGACGGCAGATATGAAGTCATTGCTACTCATGGAAAGGGCGTTTTCTCTACTGTCGTTCGTGCGAAAGATTTAAGAGCTGGACCAGCTGAACCTGACGAAGTTGCTATAAAAATTATTCGTAACAACGAGACGAT GCATAAAGCTGGCCAGACTGAGGTTCAGATATTGAAGAAGCTTGCTGGTGCTGATCCAGATGACAAGCGGCACTGTGTTCGTTTGCTTTCAAGTTTTAAGTACCGGAATCACCTTTGCTTGGTGTTTGAGTCGCTCCATTTAAATCTTCGAGAGCTCTTGAAGAAGTTTGGCCGTAACATTGGCCTCAAACTGTCTGCTGTTAGGTCGTATTCAAAGCAGCTTTTCATTGCCCTTAAACATCTGAAGAATTGTGGGGTTCTTCACTGCGATATAAAACCTGACAACATGCTG GTGAATGAGAACAAAACCGTGTTGAAGCTTTGCGACTTTGGTAATGCAATGTTTGCTGGAAAAAACGAAGTCACGCCATATCTCGTTAGTCGCTTTTACAGATCCCCTGAAATCA TTCTGGGGCTGGCTTATGACCATCCACTTGATATATGGTCGGTTGGCTGCTGTCTATATGAGCTTTATTGCGGGAAAGTTCTTTTCCCTGGCGCTACAAATAATGATATGTTACGCCTTCATATGGAACTGAAAGGCCTTTTCCCCAAAAAGATGCTTCGTAAG GGAGCATTTATTAATCAGCACTTTGATCACGACTTGAACTTTTACACTACAGAGGAGGACACTGTTAGTGGGAAG ATGATGAAGAGAATGATTGTAAATGTAAAGCCAAAAGATTTTGGTTCAATTATTAAGGGTTACCCTGGTGAGGATCCCAAGATGTTAGCTCATTTCAGGGATCTCTTAGATAAGATGTTCATCCTTGATCCAGAGAAGAGACTGACTGTGTCACAGGCATTAGCTCACCCATTTATCACTGGCAAGTGA
- the LOC106305938 gene encoding serine/threonine-protein kinase PRP4 homolog isoform X3, protein MTNDNQIESLHRKHHRSSSSSDEADKSSKRHKHRHHKRHHRHRRDKKREDEIPSGEDEAELMDVTPIGVSNSGGGDDVEEGEILDEEGIANVKAPDSDGESGEIKSDRIQDNHLLVHGVTGARNAETSNGVLTRESKREDKRWYKESGGPSERVGKRSCDNGRSSFSSENSEEKPKTSNRSTESRQYNEVRARSRSKSRVVAEDEFLVRGRHRDSSREYRHDRVDSRRTEGRGRYEGYTREDVERERSKERDMDREGSIRDRDSEGSKRIERDIDRRREREREERREIEADRERRKDKERERSIDRDRRREREGRDRDNERGGSVDRERRREREGDYLRDRDNGRGRSRDRTRYDSRERMREKERESDKDREIQADKEKHKSVEVDNGERSKYENDQGDNDKEFIWKSPEEIEEEELNKIRESIEKFKKKPEQQSELISQDKEKDFVQESSAPDSASFAVVTDANAGAAKAKSDFDPVVSDVAKTSLTAGGPPNMFGISNSEKTQAPAGLGEGSPKSERSADMFHDDIFGESPAANQKVDHMRGKGDGVPMVRSGLHDNWDDAEGYYSYQFGELIDGRYEVIATHGKGVFSTVVRAKDLRAGPAEPDEVAIKIIRNNETMHKAGQTEVQILKKLAGADPDDKRHCVRLLSSFKYRNHLCLVFESLHLNLRELLKKFGRNIGLKLSAVRSYSKQLFIALKHLKNCGVLHCDIKPDNMLVNENKTVLKLCDFGNAMFAGKNEVTPYLFWGWLMTIHLIYGRLAAVYMSFIAGKFFSLALQIMICYAFIWN, encoded by the exons ATGACGAATGACAATCAGATCGAATCTCTCCACCGCAAGCACCACCGTTCCTCCTCATCCTCCGACGAAGCCGATAAATCATCCAAGCGCCACAAGCACCGTCACCACAAGCGCCATCACCGACACCGCCGTGATAAGAAGCGCGAAGATGAGATTCCATCGGGAGAAGATGAGGCTGAGCTGATGGATGTTACTCCGATTGGAGTTAGTAACAGCGGTGGTGGGGATGACGTCGAGGAAGGGGAGATTCTAGATGAAGAAGGGATCGCGAATGTCAAGGCGCCAGATTCTGATGGCGAGTCAGGCGAAATCAAATCCGATCGAATTCAAGACAATCATCTG CTTGTCCATGGGGTTACTGGTGCTCGAAATGCCGAGACTTCTAATGGTGTTCTGACTCGTGAATCCAAAAGGGAGGACAAGAGGTGGTATAAAGAATCTGGGGGTCCTTCCGAGAGAGTTGGAAAAAGAAGTTGTGATAATGGCAGGAGTTCGTTTTCTTCGGAGAACTCTGAAGAGAAGCCTAAGACTAGTAACCGGTCGACGGAGAGCCGGCAGTACAACGAAGTCCGTGCGCGGAGTAGATCTAAGTCAAGGGTTGTTGCGGAGGATGAGTTTTTGGTCAGAGGAAGACATCGTGACTCTAGTAGGGAGTATCGTCATGACAGAGTTGACTCAAGGAGGACCGAGGGACGTGGGCGATATGAAGGATATACTCGAGAAGACGTGGAAAGAGAAAGAAGTAAGGAGAGGGATATGGACAGGGAAGGAAGCATTCGAGATAGGGATTCAGAAGGAAGTAAACGGATAGAGAGGGATATTGATCGGAGGAGGGAAAGAGAACGAGAAGAAAGGAGGGAGATAGAGGCTGACCGTGAAAGGCGAAAAGATAAGGAACGGGAGCGCAGCATTGATAGGGATAGGAGAAGGGAGAGGGAAGGACGAGATAGAGACAATGAAAGAGGTGGGAGCGTCGATAGGGAAAGGAGAAGGGAGAGGGAAGGAGATTATTTACGAGACAGAGACAATGGAAGAGGTAGGAGTAGAGACAGAACCAGATATGATAGCCGAGAGAGGATGAGAGAAAAGGAAAGGGAGAGTGACAAAGATAGAGAAATCCAGGCTGATAAGGAGAAGCATAAAAGTGTTGAAGTGGACAACGGTGAAAG GTCGAAATATGAGAATGATCAAGGTGATAATGACAAAGAATTTATATGGAAATCTCCGGAAGAAATAGAAGAAGAAGAATTAAATAAAATCAGGGAGAGCATAGAGAAATTTAAAAAGAAGCCCGAGCAGCAAAGTGAACTTATTTCGCAGGATAAGGAGAAAG ATTTCGTTCAAGAAAGCAGTGCTCCAGATTCGGCTTCTTTTGCAGTTGTTACAGATGCTAATGCTGGTGCAGCCAAAGCTAAGTCGGACTTCGACCCTGTAGTTAGTGATGTTGCTAAAACCTCATTAACAGCTGGTGGGCCACCTAATATGTTTGGAATTTCAAACTCGGAGAAAACTCAAGCTCCAGCAGGGCTTGGCGAAGGTAGCCCAAAG AGTGAAAGATCAGCTGACATGTTTCATGATGATATATTTGGAGAGTCCCCAGCTGCTAATCAAAAAGTG GATCACATGCGAGGGAAAGGTGATGGTGTTCCAATGGTAAGGAGCGGGCTTCATGACAATTGGGATGATGCAGAGGGTTATTACA GCTATCAGTTTGGCGAGCTAATTGACGGCAGATATGAAGTCATTGCTACTCATGGAAAGGGCGTTTTCTCTACTGTCGTTCGTGCGAAAGATTTAAGAGCTGGACCAGCTGAACCTGACGAAGTTGCTATAAAAATTATTCGTAACAACGAGACGAT GCATAAAGCTGGCCAGACTGAGGTTCAGATATTGAAGAAGCTTGCTGGTGCTGATCCAGATGACAAGCGGCACTGTGTTCGTTTGCTTTCAAGTTTTAAGTACCGGAATCACCTTTGCTTGGTGTTTGAGTCGCTCCATTTAAATCTTCGAGAGCTCTTGAAGAAGTTTGGCCGTAACATTGGCCTCAAACTGTCTGCTGTTAGGTCGTATTCAAAGCAGCTTTTCATTGCCCTTAAACATCTGAAGAATTGTGGGGTTCTTCACTGCGATATAAAACCTGACAACATGCTG GTGAATGAGAACAAAACCGTGTTGAAGCTTTGCGACTTTGGTAATGCAATGTTTGCTGGAAAAAACGAAGTCACGCCATATCTC TTCTGGGGCTGGCTTATGACCATCCACTTGATATATGGTCGGTTGGCTGCTGTCTATATGAGCTTTATTGCGGGAAAGTTCTTTTCCCTGGCGCTACAAATAATGATATGTTACGCCTTCATATGGAACTGA
- the LOC106305082 gene encoding heavy metal-associated isoprenylated plant protein 26: MSEKQRQCCVVMRINLDCNACCRKVRRIVINMKGIDTHMIEKKEDRIIVCGRFRPSDVVVKLQKKMKRRVEILEVGDLTGREEGFHDHETPYEPEHEYSEQQPDHMTMPLLF; the protein is encoded by the exons ATGTCGGAAAAGCAGAGGCAATGTTGTGTTGTGATGCGGATTAATTTGGATTGCAATGCCTGTTGTAGAAAAGTTAGAAGGATTGTCATCAATATGAAAG GGATTGATACACACATGATCGAGAAAAAGGAAGACAGGATAATTGTTTGTGGACGATTTAGACCGTCAGATGTTGTAGTAAAACTGCAGAAGAAGATGAAACGAAGGGTTGAGATTCTTGAAGTTGGAGATCTCACCGGCAGAGAAGAAGGATTCCATGACCATGAGACACCATACGAACCGGAGCATGAATATTCCGAACAGCAACCTGATCACATGACCATGCCATTATTGTTTTAG